The Oxalobacteraceae bacterium OTU3CINTB1 genome includes a window with the following:
- the murD gene encoding UDP-N-acetylmuramoyl-L-alanine--D-glutamate ligase, whose protein sequence is MIYEGKNALVLGLGESGLAMALWLARSGARVRVADTRESPERLPALKEAIADVEFVAGSFTASLLEGVDFVAVSPGLAPYRELAEIGPAASAAGIPVWGEIELFAQALESLEKERAYAPKIIAITGTNGKTTVTTLVGQLCERAGKSVRVAGNISPAALDVLRQVIDEDALPEIWVLELSSFQLQTTFTLEADAATVLNVTQDHLDWHGDMPSYAAAKHRIFAADTVRVLNREDATVMRMASATGQNVTFGTDAPVLRDDFGLNNERGVLWLATAIPSEEEAEPKKRKKNDPPPPPVECMVKNLMPADALQIRGVHNAANALAALALCRAIDLPLAPLLHGLREYRGQPHRVELVGAINEIEYYDDSKGTNVGATVAALNGLGKAFTGADQRLLVIMGGDGKGQDFGPLAEPVSRYARAVLLIGRDAPLLRAALEASGAQLTYELIDCGTDLPLAVKRASELAKGGDAVLLSPACASMDMFKNYAHRAQVFIDTVRDIALDNGQEI, encoded by the coding sequence ATGATCTACGAAGGCAAAAACGCACTGGTACTGGGGCTCGGAGAATCGGGCCTGGCGATGGCGCTGTGGCTCGCCCGCAGCGGCGCGCGCGTGCGCGTTGCCGATACCCGTGAGTCGCCGGAGCGTTTGCCAGCACTGAAGGAGGCGATCGCCGACGTCGAATTCGTCGCCGGTTCGTTCACTGCCTCGCTACTGGAGGGCGTGGATTTCGTCGCCGTCAGTCCTGGCCTGGCGCCGTATCGCGAGCTGGCCGAGATCGGCCCGGCCGCAAGCGCCGCCGGCATTCCCGTCTGGGGCGAGATCGAACTGTTCGCGCAGGCGCTGGAATCGCTGGAGAAAGAACGCGCCTACGCGCCGAAGATCATCGCCATCACCGGCACCAACGGCAAGACCACCGTCACCACCCTGGTCGGCCAGCTGTGCGAGCGAGCGGGCAAGAGCGTGCGCGTGGCCGGCAATATCAGCCCGGCGGCGCTGGACGTGCTGCGCCAGGTGATCGACGAAGACGCGTTACCGGAGATTTGGGTCCTGGAGCTGTCCAGCTTCCAGCTGCAAACCACCTTCACGCTGGAGGCGGATGCCGCCACGGTGCTTAACGTAACCCAGGACCATCTGGACTGGCACGGCGACATGCCGTCCTACGCCGCCGCCAAGCACCGCATCTTCGCGGCGGATACCGTGCGCGTGCTCAATCGGGAGGACGCCACCGTGATGCGCATGGCCAGCGCCACCGGTCAGAACGTCACCTTCGGCACCGACGCGCCGGTTTTGCGCGACGATTTCGGTCTGAACAACGAGCGTGGCGTGTTGTGGCTGGCGACGGCGATTCCGTCGGAAGAAGAAGCCGAGCCGAAAAAACGCAAGAAGAACGATCCGCCGCCGCCACCGGTCGAATGCATGGTCAAGAACCTGATGCCCGCCGACGCGTTGCAGATTCGCGGCGTGCACAACGCCGCCAACGCGCTGGCCGCGCTGGCGCTGTGCCGCGCCATCGACCTGCCTTTGGCGCCGCTGCTGCACGGCCTGCGCGAGTATCGCGGCCAGCCGCACCGTGTGGAACTGGTCGGCGCGATCAACGAGATCGAGTACTACGACGACAGCAAGGGCACCAACGTCGGCGCCACCGTGGCCGCGCTCAATGGCCTGGGCAAGGCCTTCACCGGCGCCGACCAGCGCCTGCTGGTGATCATGGGCGGCGATGGCAAGGGCCAGGACTTCGGGCCGCTGGCAGAGCCGGTGTCGCGCTACGCGCGCGCCGTGCTGCTGATCGGCCGCGACGCGCCGCTGCTGCGCGCCGCGCTGGAAGCTTCGGGCGCGCAGTTGACTTATGAATTGATTGATTGCGGCACCGACCTGCCGCTGGCCGTCAAGCGCGCCAGCGAACTGGCCAAGGGCGGCGATGCCGTGCTGCTGTCGCCGGCCTGCGCCAGCATGGACATGTTCAAGAACTACGCGCATCGCGCCCAGGTGTTTATCGACACCGTGCGCGATATCGCCCTCGACAACGGACAGGAGATCTGA